Genomic window (Vitis riparia cultivar Riparia Gloire de Montpellier isolate 1030 chromosome 4, EGFV_Vit.rip_1.0, whole genome shotgun sequence):
TTATAGCTTGTTATTATTGTATGGTCTTAGGTAAGGATAATAAGCACAATcgaaagtttttaaaaattggaaatctggTTTTTGATGGAATAAGGCTTCAATTGGAGAAAGATGGGCAAGGATAGGAGTAGGTAACTAATTTATGAGAAAGGTTGTGCTAAAGGCTTCCCACTAGAAAAATAAGGGCATGACAGATTGGGCCAACAAAGTTAAGCCCATTTCAACTGTGTGCCCGTGTTTCCTTTCTACCCTACCACTTTGTTGGTGTGTGTATGGGCATGGATGTCTGAATCGTATTGATCAAGAAATGTTCAAGATTGTGGTATTCACCACCCAATCAGTTTGTAGTATTTTGATTTTCCTATCAAAGTGTCTTTGAACTAGGATGTGGAATTTTTGATAAATGGTTTTGGcttctaatttaaaatataagggATGGATTCATGTGTATTTTGTGTAGTCATATATGAAATGTATGTAATATTTGTATCCTTCCTTTGAGCTGATGGTTGTTGGACCTCATATGTCTAAGTGAATTAGTTCAACAAGATAAAAGGAAACATTTGTTGaagtttgaaaagaaatttggtAAGACTTTCCAAGTTGAGATGTAGtgcaaaaatcaatttcaaaattatttgaaatagaaATTGTACTCATAACATCCTTTAGAATTGGCACACATGGGTGGCCAAGTCTCCTATgccaaatattaaatttctttgaCTGATTATTTTGGAATCGACTCAAAGATTGACTCATGGTTGAACTCTTGGACTTTGTAACTGACTCAACAACACAAGGTTGATTATTGGACTTAAAATATGCAAGATAAGCTGAAGGAAGACTGGTGGATGAGTTGTTGTGAGGCATGACCATTCGGTACAATCCATTGCTAAGTTTCCCTTGCAGCACTACCCTCTTCGTAATTTTGTCCTTGATTAAACAACAGTTAAGCGTAAAATTCAGCAATGACATTATTGTCTTTAGTAAATTGTGAGACACTTAATaagtttttagttatttttggGACATGCCGAACATGATTCATGAATAATGGTTTAAAATCAACATCTGAATTAATTAAAGACTTTCTAATATGAGAACTGTGAATAGTTGACCATTACCTACAGCCAGCTTCTCATTACCTTAGTACTGTGTCTTTTGAGAAAGTGTGTTAGGATTAATTGCGATGTGATTAGTGGCTCcactatcaatatatatatccAGCTTGATCATTaatggttactggtgaagtaaTGAATGTAGTATGTTGGTTGATCTGTCCATGTTGAGATCCTTGAAATGAGATGTCAAATTAAACCTATGATGGCAATGAATGGCAGCATGACCTTGCCTTCCACACAATTGACAAGTTGGTCTATTGAAGTCTCTACAGGCACCTCAGACCACGACTTCTGCCACGGTAATTATTGTTTGAAGATCGACTAAATTGGTTGTTGTTGCCTTGATTGTTGAAGCTAGGTTTAAAATTATGGTTGAAGTTAGCAGCAAAGTTTGTTATTGGATTGTTTAGGTCTACTGCAGCAATTGAGTTAATTTGTTCTAATCTCATCTCCTCGCTTTGTAACATAAATTGTACTTCTTGTCAAGTTACCTTATCACATCGAGAGGTGAGATTGATGACCACAGGATCATGCTCCTGAACCACTCCTCCAAGAATATACAAAATTAGTCCCTCATCAGAAACTAATTGCCCCACAGTAGACAAATTCTCGATGATAGCTTTTATCTTCAGGATGTAATCATTTATACTCATGGATCCCTTCTTAATTGACTAAATCTGAAAACAGAGTTGCAATGTGCGTGCTTTTGACTGTGTAGTGTATAATTTTTGAAAGGTACTCCAAACTTCATGTGAGCTAGTACAACGTACCACATGGCTAAACATGGCCTCGGAGATTGCCTTTAATAGCCAACTCATTAAGGACTGGTCAGTTTTCTTTCAGTTTTCTTCCAGATGACAAAACTAGGGTTGACTTGACATACCTCACCAGGATCCTCTCCTCGCATTTGTGGTCTACATATTGAGATGGGCAGACTTTGGTCCCAAACAAATATCCTTTCAATTCATGAGCGCGGACTATAGGCAACACTTGTGAGTGCCAGAAGGTGTAGTTGTTTCTATCTAGTTTCAACGTTATTTGAGCAAAGTTCTGACATAGCGAATGTTAAGACAGAGTAGAGACTAGTTGATTGTTTTGAAAGGAGGTAGCCATTACCAAGTTAAGAAATAAGAGATTTGGGAGCTTTGAGAGACTTTACAAttctttatatattaaattttatttgagtgGTATTGCAGAATATATAGAACTTATGATAACAGATAAGAATAAGGAAGAGCCatcataattaattgattaggATGAGAATGAGGCTTCTCACAACAAAGAGAAAGAGTCCTAAGAGAGTTCGTAACCAATTCTGATAAGGTAAGTCATTTTGCACATATGGAGAACTCTTTAACATATGTTGATTCAGATTTTTTAGGGGATAATGACAAAAGAAGATCACTGACTAGGTACATCTTTACTTTAAATGGTAGTGCTATAATCTAGAAAGTGAATCTTCAATTAATAGTAGCATTcttacaaaagaaacaaaagaagcaACATAGGTTAAGGGGTTGGCAATTGAGTTAGAAGGTTGTGAGATAGAAGCCTTAGTTACGTGTGATAGTCAAGTGCTATCTGCCTCTTAAAGAACTAGATGTTCCATGAGAAAACAAAGCACATTGACATAGGACTTCACTTCATCAGCGACATTATAGATTATGGATCAGTGGATACTAAGAAAGTTGCTATAGAAGATAACCCTGCATATATGAGAACAATGCCACTACCTGAAATAAAGTTCAAGCATTTTTTGAATTTGGTGAATGTCAAAGACATTGAGAAGCCTCGTCGAGGGGTAGGAAGAACAGGACTCGTATATGAAGATTTTGAGCCAAAGGTGGAGATTTATTAGATATTGGatcaaaataatgataaatggGTCAAATTATGACATCTGGAAATCAATTGCAGTCCTAGTGTAGAAGTTATTAGAAGTTAATTGCAATGTTGGTGTAGAAGTTACTGAAGTAAATTGTAGTGAATGTGTTGTGAGCCCTTTTTTCTTCATAGTTTACAACTAATAAGGTTAATTTCACTCGATCACCTCCTTTAAggttttaactaaatataaCTGATTcctattgatttgaaaattcatcaaatacttcatttattttgaattagcGGGGAAgtggatgaaaatatcaaacgaaaaagaatgaaagagacatttgatgaaatttcaaaccaatagAGGCTAAGTGTATTTAGTTAAAAGCTTAAAGGCCGGAGGTCATTGAAATTAACCCTAACTAATAATTAAGAGAAGCGGGAGCACACATAatataaaatctaatttatgtttttcatgCCTAAATAAATACACTTTTTATCCTTCAGAGATGGATTTATCTTCGGCTATTACCCTGTAACATTCTCATTCTCATCACTCGTgcagaaattaattttaaaatgaataataacatCAATCATGATATCAGTCATCAAATGTATTCTAGGAAACATGATCATATGCACTTTTGAACCTATGACTCACAGATTCAAGTATTTCATTGATCTAGTTCAGTAACAATAATTGTTAAATGATACAATGCAATGCAAAATACAAGTATATTGAGATTCTTATGAGTAATCCTAATTTGCAGCAGACTTTTGTCTTCCTGTTTTAACAACTATGGTTAGCAATGAAGTAAAACATATCACTGAGTCAAGAAGGTAAAATATGGTGAGCCCAAATGCTACAAAGAGCCAAAGCAATGGTGAGGAGAGGCCCCATCTTCTTCAAAAGCGCACTGAAAATGTAGCTTCCTCTTATCTTAATGAACCAAACATTCTCCTTCTCGTCAATGCACTCGGTTTTTCCAGCTATTTTCACTGTCCTGATACTGAAAGAGAAACCTTCCTCACCTTGTTTCACCACCTCTCTAGTTTCAGGGAAATAATCCATCAACTTCTCACCTTCCGGGTTTTCCCCGAGATAAACACAACATGTCAACAGAAATGCAACTATACCAGTGATGGTATTCGCTATGTTCCTACATGGTTCTATGGATTTGGTGATTCCAATGAACTTTCCCCTTCCAAAAGCCTTGAACTTCCTAAAGAAAGAACTTCCACTCTTGGATCTTATCTGTGTACCAGAGTTTTCTATTGACAAGTTATTGGTAATCACCGGGTTTAGGTGCACCTTAACTGTTTGTGAAGGCTCAATTTGGTGAAAGAATGTTTCAGCTACCTGGCGAGTTGAAACAAACATCCCGTGGTTGACTTCAATTTTCTCGAAAACTTCAAAGGACTGAGTATTGGAAAAATCGTCTTCATTGCCATCTTCTATGAAGTTCTCGTTTGGATCATCATTCATGAACCCAAGAGGGAAATCGTTTAGCTCGCTGTCGTTGAGCTCCTTCAAGTTTTCACGACTATCAGTTTCTCCTGCAATTAAGCTTTTGTTGATGCATACGAAAAGCTGGTCAACATggaatagaaaaacaaattaagatagTAAAATACCTTGAGtctcatgctctagcttgctTTGGAAACTGGAAATATGTTCTATTGGAACAATCTTGTGTTCCTCGATAAAGTTCTGTTCAgtacaaaaaggaaaagttaTTGCATTAGAATTCTAAACCAAATTCCTTTAAGCATTGAGTTATGGTATTGGGTAAGTGAAATTAAGACAATTGAGATGAGATGCAAAGTGGAAAAGCAGGTTTTATTTTATCTGATCGCTTCTACGgtcagatttttctttcttctctttttcagTTTCTGGCAAGCAATCAGAATCTAACAATTAAACGTAAATCATCTTTATTATGCCCAAGATTTCACTGCAAGCTAATTATTCTGAACTATTTGCGTTTATCAAGTAACTTCTATAGGGAAAGGTACCTCAGTCAGATCTTTGTTTGACATTCCTACCCATCTCAGGTTCTCCACCATCCTCTCAGAAGTCTTGAAATCTTCATCCAGATGCCCGATCTCTATAGAGCTAGTATTTTGATGTTCCCATGATTTGTCTATAAGTCTCAAAGAATTCATGTTGTTAAATTGATTGTAATAAGTTTCCTTGCCCGTCATAAATGTAAAATCATCATCGGCAGCATAATTTTCATCCCAAAGATTTGGGACGCTGGATTGATTTATTAGTTCCTGAGAAGCATGGGCAACTGAAAGAATTTCCTGCAAAATGTCTGCTTCTGTGCTTCCACAAATGGAAGCTGGTTGGGGAGCTTTAAAATTGGTGACTCCAACTTGGGGGAAGTCTTCCACCTCTAAGGGAGGCAGTGAGAATCGATGCTGCAACCTTGCACACTCCAATGCTACGTCCACCTGTGAGccatagaaagaaagaaagaatgtTCATCATCATACAAGAGAGAATCTTCTGCTAGTTCTGAATTAATTTGCAAATTTCTCATACAAAATGACATTTTACCTTCGATGGAGGGTATGACATGGTTCCATAATTTGGCAGTGATGGCGTAGGAAAGTAGAATGCTTCATCTGATAAGAACTGCATCCACTTCCCGTCTCTTGTTACATTGATATCGGATGAGGGTCCATTCATGAGACTTGGTGAACATGTGTCTAATGAGATTGGGTAATCAGAGCTCTCCAAATCTTCACATCTTCCCTCAGAATACAGTTCCATGCTAGATGAGTGATCACTAGACATTTGGTTGGTAGTTGTGGTAGCATAATGCTCTCCAATCTTAGGGCCACTTGCAGTCTTCTTGAACACACGGCACAGAGCATAAGCGTCCTGGAAATGTAGGGAAAATTGCATTTGGTCATTAATGAGATTTCCATGATTGCACTGGTTCAAAACACTTGATTTTCAGAATGAATTAGTATTTCTGTTTAGGCCAACAGAAAAATTCACCTTTGGAGAATCAAAGGTTTAAAGCAGATGAAAAATGCAATATAAAGCAATAACAAATATGACAAACGTGAAGCTTTAGTTAAGAGGATTTTTATTGATAGAAAGTAAAGGAAGCAAATGAAAAGAGAAGAGAGGTAGCACCTGTAAGCCTGAGACAATTTCACATTCTCTCTCATCTAGCCGATATTCATGCATAACCCAATCAGTTCTAGCACCATGCGGAGCTCTCCCTCGGTAGTAAACTAAGGTTTTCTTCATGCCCACAGCACGCCTCTGGGAGTTCACTTTCCGATCCTTGCCTGTGGCCTTCCAATATCCTGCTTTAGTAGCACGGTTGGTCCTTGATCCATTGGGGTACTTCCGATCTCGGGGACTAAAGAAATACCACTCAAGATCTTTGCTTGGTAGTAATGATTTTCCTGTAATGGATTCAAACTTGTTGAAGCCATTATATTGAGTATACACAATAGAACTTGTGAGCAGTAACAGACTGTAGCCAAGATAATCTACATGGCATTCATCGTCTGGACTGTGTTTGAACAGCCAGAAGCTGTAGATGTACAAAGGAGACTTGAaatgaaatcataaatttaGCTAATGTACTTCTTCCTATTTGGAAATTACTAAGAACCAGACTACAACAAAAGAAGGCTAATGGAGGATCTGAGCAATATACTAGAATCAGGTCATTACCTTCAtcaattgaattataaaaaaaaaaatgttccatATTCTCTGACGGTTTTTAGTAATAGAATAACTTTTTACATGGTATAGATTAAACTACACTTTTGCAGTGCATGGTATGGTCCCGTAAGACTCTTTGACGGTTAGATGGACGTTAGGCCTAGGTTCTATATTCCATAAAGCTTGAGCCTATCTACCTTGAGAACCTGCATGCACTTCATCACAAGCAAAAGTGATAAAGGAGCTAGGGCTGTTGGAGGGAGAGTTAGTCCATTTACATTTCCCCGGGACTCACAGGAtcaatgaaaaagaaacaaaagaaatggaaaacatGGCTTGGAATTCATTTCTTGGGGACAATGTaatccctcttttctttcttttttgactTCAGTTTTCACTTTGCTTCCCTGAACATATAAAAATCTTTATGTTTAAGCCCATCTGAGATATTTAATACTAAAGTTTGAGATATTTGACTAATAAAGTAAGTTCAATGCATTTAAGGGGCAAGCGTgctaaaaggggaaaaaaatgaagggaTTTGGAGAGGTGCTTCTACTATTATTGATCAGCCTTAAAAAAGTTCTATAGCCTCATGTGAGATATATAATACGCATAAGTTTTGGCTTGGGTGTATGGCCTGGACTGTTACTCTTGAACGTctctttctaataaaaaaaagcaCCTAAGCTGACTGTTACTTCCTTTTCTGAACATTATTCCTATTCTTTTCTTAGACTTCATAGAcatgaatattttttagtacTATTTCAGATTATGTTGCAGTATGTGACTGAATTGAAAAACTTGAACTAACaaactcaatatatatatatatatatatatatatatatatatgaaagcaATATTATCAGCATTCATAATATGCCAGGAACAGGAAAATACCAGGTAAGTCCCATGGCTCGCACTTGTAGAGATCAACCTCGGGGATGATCTCCAGTTCAATCTTTCTGCCATTGATCTTTCTCTTGAGATAATATGCGACAAGTTCTTCATCAGTTGGATGGAAGCGAAAACCGGGAGGCAATGAAACAGGAGCCATGTATACGATGCTTAACTAATTTGGAACTTCTTCTGCACTtctcaagaaaaatgaaattgtcGACCAGCCTCGTATCCAAAAAACAAGGAGACCAGTCTCCAAACTTAAAACAAAGCTGTGCTATTAATTTACAGAACCTGAAAAGGACGGTGAAGAAACCTGGTCAGAAAAATTAACAATAACCCATGAAAAATCTAATGACTCTGTATGTGACCGAAAGAGAGAAAGACCCATGAACTATCTAATGCATGTCTCTGTGTCAGAAGAGGAAAATGAATGATAGCCTATGGACAATCTAATGTATATCTTTGTGTtatagaaagaaagagagaagaaactAAACATTTAGGGTTCAAGATCAGAGTCTATCAAACAATTATGACAAGCCATGCATGAATTTCATCACAAGAAAgagagatgagagagagagaccttTGGCAGAAGAAGATCCGAAGAAGGTAGAGAGAGAAGAGCTGAGATTGAGGCAGAAGGAGAGAGTTGGAATGTGGGTCTTGCTTGGGGTTTTGATATGGGgacaaaaagagaagaaaaagcaaGGGAGAGGCTGCCACCCACAACCCACCACCCCTATGtccctttatcttttttttttttctccatttgttTTTCCTCAGACAATGATTCTCATTACCGTTCCTCTGAAGCtctccatttctctctctctccaattATCCCATGCTTCCTTGTTGTCCTTTCTCGGAATCTGAGCTCCACATGGTGATGATTGATTCGATCCATTCCCCACCACTTTTCTCTAACGATATTACATAGTATCTTTGTTAACCACAAACTGTACCTTGAAAAGGAATTTCGGCGGCATTCTACTGCAAGTTTTCACAATTTCGGTCGAGTTCCCACTTACATCACGCAAGAGTTTGCTGTTTTCGGAAGATGCCAACTATTGGTGGTAAAGCATCTCCACCTTCATTTCCCTCCATTTATATATAGAACCCTTTCATTTTCCTCACCTTCTAACTCCTAACTTTACACATCACTATCAATAAAAGCAACAAATTATGATCAACACAGTGGATAAACCCCCTTTGATTTTGCATAAAAAGCACATATATCAGAGAAAAGTTATTTGTGCCATTAATCATTTCCCCAATCTAGTTAATTTTGATTGTGAGATGCACAGGgtaattaattaagatttaaaaCACGTTAATCATACTGGGTTTGGGTTTGTTTCTTTCCCTGTGAGATCTCCAAATTTTTTGTTGCCAAAAGGTAAATTGGTGTCTTGGATTCCAAATGAGGATCTTTTTTCCATAACACAAAAGGTTCATGCATGTGATTATTAGGGAGTAAACATCAATAAAATTGTGATAAGACACCACCTTCACCATCACTGATCGCCAGTAGCAGCTAGAGATAGTGCGTGCAGTAACCTTCATCACAAGTAATCAGAATGGAGAAATCACATGAGTTCTGATTCTTATGGGCAATTAGTAAGGTtcgtttgaaaatattttgcattttcttgtgGAAACGTACAACTGAGCCTTGGATATTTACGGGTGAAATGAGACATAAGTTCTTGGTTCTGTTGGGTGatatttagaacaaaaaaataaaataaaattcaaatagttataaaaaaaaaattcattttagagTAAAATTCTGCTTAacaatcaaaatatgaaaaggTTTATTCTAAGATATAATACACTTTTGCATGATGGAAAAATTCTTAGAAGTATCAtccatattttttagttatttctctaaatacttttaaaaacaataagaaatattttaaaattgttctagaaaataatttgttttcaaaacatattctacaaaaaattatttttagtaaaagatCTGTCAAAcactttttctaatttataattgttttttttattttttatttttccaaagaataggaaagtttttttttttgaagtagtTCCAATGACACTATAAAGGTATTCCTCTAGCctatttctatatttatttttgaagaaaataaaaaaagaggcTACATGGCTTTTTGTGGGaacaaaatcacctaaaatatctcataatactaatgaatattttgttttatttattatactaTGTGAATAGGATGATGAcctctttttgtaaatttaaaaagtatgaatgcaagagataattatatacaaatacataataaaacaatat
Coding sequences:
- the LOC117912320 gene encoding NAC domain-containing protein 86, with protein sequence MAPVSLPPGFRFHPTDEELVAYYLKRKINGRKIELEIIPEVDLYKCEPWDLPGKSLLPSKDLEWYFFSPRDRKYPNGSRTNRATKAGYWKATGKDRKVNSQRRAVGMKKTLVYYRGRAPHGARTDWVMHEYRLDERECEIVSGLQDAYALCRVFKKTASGPKIGEHYATTTTNQMSSDHSSSMELYSEGRCEDLESSDYPISLDTCSPSLMNGPSSDINVTRDGKWMQFLSDEAFYFPTPSLPNYGTMSYPPSKVDVALECARLQHRFSLPPLEVEDFPQVGVTNFKAPQPASICGSTEADILQEILSVAHASQELINQSSVPNLWDENYAADDDFTFMTGKETYYNQFNNMNSLRLIDKSWEHQNTSSIEIGHLDEDFKTSERMVENLRWVGMSNKDLTENFIEEHKIVPIEHISSFQSKLEHETQGETDSRENLKELNDSELNDFPLGFMNDDPNENFIEDGNEDDFSNTQSFEVFEKIEVNHGMFVSTRQVAETFFHQIEPSQTVKVHLNPVITNNLSIENSGTQIRSKSGSSFFRKFKAFGRGKFIGITKSIEPCRNIANTITGIVAFLLTCCVYLGENPEGEKLMDYFPETREVVKQGEEGFSFSIRTVKIAGKTECIDEKENVWFIKIRGSYIFSALLKKMGPLLTIALALCSIWAHHILPS